A single Ketobacter sp. MCCC 1A13808 DNA region contains:
- a CDS encoding oxidative damage protection protein produces the protein MTRTVFCRKYQQEMEGLDAAPYPGPRGKDIFEHVSKQAWQEWLQHQTMMINEKRLNVMDPATQTFLQQEFDKFLTGDDYEKPEGYVPPSA, from the coding sequence ATGACTCGCACTGTATTTTGCCGTAAATATCAACAAGAAATGGAAGGCCTCGACGCCGCCCCTTACCCCGGCCCCCGGGGCAAAGACATCTTTGAACATGTCTCGAAACAAGCCTGGCAGGAATGGCTTCAGCATCAAACCATGATGATCAACGAAAAACGCCTGAACGTAATGGACCCAGCCACCCAAACCTTCCTGCAACAGGAGTTTGACAAGTTTCTTACCGGGGATGATTACGAAAAACCGGAAGGCTACGTGCCACCAAGCGCCTGA